In the genome of Gordonia rubripertincta, one region contains:
- a CDS encoding alternate-type signal peptide domain-containing protein, whose product MNRKSKGAIAVGAGAILLLGGMGSYALWSDEEEVAGGNITAGDFGLVCPAGTWTDISGNMNGGTTIDPATDLMVPGDTWRYNASCTVTATGKNMKA is encoded by the coding sequence ATGAATCGGAAATCCAAGGGCGCAATTGCCGTCGGCGCGGGCGCGATCCTACTTCTCGGAGGCATGGGGTCATATGCGTTGTGGAGTGATGAAGAGGAAGTCGCCGGTGGCAACATCACCGCCGGCGACTTCGGGCTGGTCTGCCCCGCGGGTACATGGACAGACATCTCGGGCAACATGAACGGCGGGACGACGATCGACCCGGCAACGGATCTCATGGTGCCCGGCGACACCTGGCGGTACAACGCGAGCTGCACCGTGACCGCGACCGGAAAGAACATGAAAGCCTAA
- a CDS encoding glycoside hydrolase family 57 protein: MTMSTPEVPGQFTFVLHSHLPWLANHGRWPVGEEWLYQSWASSYIPLFDVLERLADDGFTDQLTLGITPVLAAQLDDPHCASSMYEWLADWQLRATEAATSNDPDRADAGRREFLDAQRALETFETKWRHGASPLIRGVASSGVAEILGGPLAHPFAPLLDPRLRTFFLREGLYDAHARWGFDPAGIWAPECAFAPGMEAEYARAGVGHFMVDGPTLHGDTALGRPVGDSGVIAYGRDLTVSYRVWSPKSGYPGHAAYRDFHTYDHESGLKRFRVTGRSVPGNQKKPYDPARIDAVIDRHVEDFVGHVRERLIEESARIGRDALVVAAFDTELFGHWWHEGPIWLERVLRRLPEVGVKVGTLAGATRSGLVGEPVDLPASSWGSGKDWRVWNGPQVQHLVTLNEEVTETALDAVAKLLAGGGQRSRVADQIVRETLLTVSSDWPFMVSKDTAAQYAVSRAHTHAHATREICDAAMRGRDEVAADLARNWARADNLFPALDARRLHAILTADAEGGVG, encoded by the coding sequence ATGACCATGAGCACCCCCGAGGTTCCGGGACAGTTCACCTTCGTCCTGCACTCCCATCTGCCCTGGCTGGCCAACCACGGGCGCTGGCCGGTCGGCGAGGAATGGCTCTACCAGTCGTGGGCGTCGTCGTACATCCCCCTGTTCGACGTTCTCGAACGTCTCGCCGACGACGGTTTCACCGACCAGTTGACCCTCGGGATCACCCCGGTCCTGGCCGCGCAGCTCGACGACCCGCACTGCGCGTCGTCGATGTACGAATGGCTGGCCGACTGGCAGCTGCGGGCGACCGAGGCCGCGACGTCGAACGACCCCGACCGCGCCGACGCCGGTCGCCGTGAGTTCCTCGACGCCCAGCGCGCGCTGGAGACCTTCGAGACGAAGTGGCGACACGGCGCCTCACCACTGATCCGCGGTGTCGCCTCGAGCGGGGTCGCCGAGATCCTCGGCGGACCCCTCGCGCATCCGTTCGCGCCGCTGCTCGACCCGCGGTTGCGCACCTTCTTCCTCCGTGAGGGCCTCTACGACGCACACGCACGCTGGGGTTTCGACCCCGCAGGCATCTGGGCACCCGAATGCGCCTTCGCGCCGGGGATGGAAGCGGAGTACGCGCGCGCGGGAGTCGGGCACTTCATGGTCGACGGTCCGACCCTGCACGGCGACACCGCCCTCGGCCGCCCGGTCGGAGACAGCGGGGTCATCGCCTACGGACGTGACCTCACCGTCAGTTACCGCGTGTGGTCGCCGAAGTCGGGCTACCCCGGCCACGCCGCCTACCGCGACTTCCACACCTACGACCATGAATCGGGACTGAAGCGGTTCCGCGTCACCGGACGTTCGGTGCCGGGCAACCAGAAGAAGCCCTACGATCCGGCCCGCATCGACGCCGTGATCGACCGCCACGTCGAGGATTTCGTCGGGCACGTCCGGGAGCGCCTCATCGAGGAGTCGGCGCGCATCGGCCGCGACGCGCTGGTGGTCGCAGCCTTCGACACCGAGCTCTTCGGGCATTGGTGGCATGAGGGTCCGATCTGGCTCGAACGCGTCCTTCGTCGCCTGCCCGAGGTCGGGGTGAAGGTCGGAACCCTCGCCGGCGCAACGCGATCCGGACTCGTCGGCGAGCCGGTCGATCTCCCCGCGTCGTCGTGGGGGTCGGGTAAGGACTGGCGCGTGTGGAACGGTCCACAGGTGCAGCACCTCGTCACCCTCAACGAGGAGGTGACCGAGACCGCCCTCGACGCCGTGGCCAAACTCCTCGCCGGTGGCGGACAGCGCAGCCGCGTCGCCGATCAGATCGTCCGGGAGACGCTGCTCACGGTGTCTTCCGACTGGCCTTTCATGGTGTCGAAGGACACTGCCGCGCAGTACGCTGTCTCGCGAGCGCACACGCACGCACATGCCACGCGCGAGATCTGCGATGCCGCCATGCGCGGACGTGACGAGGTCGCGGCGGACCTGGCACGGAACTGGGCGCGGGCCGACAATCTGTTTCCCGCACTCGATGCGCGCCGGTTGCACGCGATCTTGACCGCGGATGCTGAGGGGGGCGTCGGATGA
- a CDS encoding class I SAM-dependent methyltransferase encodes MTDADLGSPPTAGMTGLESLDADQQLALTGERTVPGIPAENYWFRRHEIAYRHILDRCTGREVLEAGSGEGYGAAMIADAGASSVVCVDYDTSAVEHTRRRYPGLIVHQGNLIDLPLDDASVDLVVNFQVIEHLWDQAAFIAECRRVLRPGGELLISTPNRITFSPGRDTPLNPFHTRELNAAELTELIVDGGFTLDAMLGVHHGPRLVALDEKWGGSLIDAQIERALAGEPWPADLVDDVAGVAAEDFAVRDARESDIDASLDLVAVATRD; translated from the coding sequence ATGACTGACGCAGACCTCGGTTCTCCGCCGACGGCCGGGATGACCGGTCTGGAGTCCCTCGACGCCGACCAACAGCTGGCGCTGACCGGCGAGCGGACGGTTCCCGGGATACCCGCGGAGAACTACTGGTTCCGCCGCCACGAGATCGCCTACCGGCACATCCTCGACCGCTGCACGGGGCGCGAGGTCCTGGAAGCCGGGTCCGGCGAGGGCTATGGGGCCGCGATGATCGCCGACGCCGGGGCGTCGTCGGTGGTCTGCGTCGACTACGACACCTCGGCGGTCGAACACACCCGCCGCCGCTACCCCGGGCTGATCGTGCACCAGGGCAATCTGATCGATCTCCCGTTGGACGACGCCTCGGTGGATCTGGTGGTGAACTTCCAGGTGATCGAGCACCTGTGGGATCAGGCCGCATTCATCGCCGAGTGCCGGCGCGTGCTGCGTCCGGGCGGCGAGCTGCTGATCTCGACGCCCAACCGGATCACCTTCTCCCCCGGCCGGGACACCCCGCTCAACCCGTTCCACACCCGCGAGCTCAACGCCGCCGAACTCACCGAGCTGATCGTCGACGGCGGGTTCACCCTCGACGCGATGCTCGGCGTGCACCACGGACCGCGCCTGGTCGCACTCGACGAGAAGTGGGGCGGATCGCTGATCGACGCCCAGATCGAGCGGGCCCTCGCCGGCGAACCGTGGCCGGCCGACCTCGTCGACGACGTCGCCGGTGTGGCCGCCGAGGACTTCGCCGTGCGCGACGCGCGCGAGTCCGACATCGACGCCTCGCTCGACCTGGTCGCGGTGGCGACCCGGGACTGA
- a CDS encoding glycosyltransferase family 4 protein: protein MKVLFVSWEYPPVVVGGLGRHVHHLATEMAAAGHDVVVLTRRPSGTDAVSHPTTDSVVEGVRVIAVAEDPPEFEFGQDMMAWTLAMGHSFIRAGLKILAGAGSGASGPNVYGERAFADSSTRWIPDVVHAHDWLVAHPAIALAEFFDVPLVSTIHATEAGRHSGWVSGRTNRQVHSVEWWLVAESDSLITCSTSMRDEVNRLFGYDAADISVIHNGIDVDTWPFAARTRTSGPAELLFAGRLEYEKGVQDLLAALPRIRRSHPGTTLTIAGDGTQRDWLLEQARKHRVSKAVRFVGAVDHDQLVTLMHRCDAIVLPSRYEPFGIVALEAAATGIPLIVSTAGGLGEAVQEPDTGLTFEPADVAGLAAAVRATLSDPGAAAQRALRARARLTAEFSWAEVAERTASVHLAAKRRVRHPVGRPDIPLRPLPERDPGKPAAH, encoded by the coding sequence ATGAAGGTGCTGTTCGTGTCGTGGGAATACCCGCCCGTCGTGGTCGGTGGACTGGGTCGACATGTGCACCACCTCGCCACCGAGATGGCCGCCGCCGGACACGATGTGGTGGTGCTGACGCGCCGCCCCTCGGGCACCGATGCGGTCAGCCACCCGACGACCGACTCTGTCGTGGAGGGCGTACGCGTGATCGCGGTCGCCGAGGATCCGCCGGAGTTCGAGTTCGGTCAGGACATGATGGCCTGGACTCTCGCGATGGGTCATTCGTTCATCCGGGCGGGACTCAAGATCCTGGCCGGCGCCGGGAGCGGAGCGAGCGGGCCGAATGTTTACGGCGAGAGAGCATTCGCGGATTCTTCGACCCGATGGATTCCCGACGTCGTGCACGCACATGACTGGCTGGTGGCCCACCCGGCGATCGCGCTGGCCGAATTCTTCGACGTGCCACTGGTTTCCACCATCCACGCCACCGAGGCGGGACGGCACAGCGGCTGGGTCAGCGGCCGCACCAATCGCCAGGTGCACTCGGTCGAATGGTGGCTCGTCGCCGAATCAGACTCCCTCATCACATGTTCGACGTCCATGCGCGACGAGGTCAACCGGCTCTTCGGTTACGACGCCGCGGACATCTCCGTGATCCACAACGGAATCGACGTCGACACATGGCCGTTCGCTGCACGCACCCGGACCAGCGGTCCGGCGGAACTGCTGTTCGCCGGCCGCCTCGAATACGAGAAGGGCGTGCAGGACCTACTCGCCGCGCTCCCCCGTATCCGCCGCAGCCATCCCGGCACCACTCTGACCATCGCGGGTGACGGAACCCAGCGCGACTGGCTGCTGGAGCAGGCGCGCAAGCACCGGGTGAGCAAGGCGGTGCGGTTCGTCGGCGCCGTCGACCACGACCAGCTCGTGACGCTCATGCACCGCTGCGACGCGATCGTCTTGCCCAGCCGGTACGAGCCGTTCGGCATCGTCGCCCTCGAGGCCGCGGCCACCGGCATCCCGCTGATCGTCTCCACCGCAGGCGGTCTCGGCGAAGCGGTGCAGGAACCCGACACCGGCCTCACCTTCGAACCGGCCGACGTCGCCGGCCTCGCTGCCGCAGTACGCGCGACACTGTCGGACCCCGGCGCCGCAGCGCAGCGAGCCCTCCGGGCACGTGCCCGACTGACCGCGGAGTTCTCCTGGGCCGAGGTGGCCGAGCGGACCGCGTCGGTGCATCTCGCCGCCAAGCGACGCGTGCGTCATCCGGTCGGGCGACCGGACATTCCGCTGCGTCCCCTCCCGGAACGGGATCCGGGAAAACCCGCCGCGCACTGA
- a CDS encoding electron transfer flavoprotein subunit beta/FixA family protein → MTNIVVLIKQVPDTWSERKLSDDDYTLDREAADAVLDEINERAVEEALKIKEADGGEVTILTAGPDRATDAIRKALSMGADKAIHIKDDALHGSDAVQTAYVLARALGTVEGVELVIAGNEATDGRVGAIPAMIAEYLELPHLTHLRKLTLEGETLKGERETDEGIFHVEAQLPAIVSVNEKINEPRFPSFKGIMAAKKKEVTVVSLAEIDVEPTDVGLENAGSVVNSSTPKPPKTAGERVTDEGDGGTKVAEYLVGQKII, encoded by the coding sequence ATGACAAACATTGTCGTACTGATCAAGCAGGTTCCCGACACGTGGTCCGAGCGCAAGTTGTCCGACGACGACTACACCCTGGACCGCGAGGCAGCTGACGCGGTTCTGGACGAGATCAACGAGCGCGCCGTCGAGGAAGCGCTGAAGATCAAGGAAGCCGACGGCGGTGAGGTCACCATCCTGACTGCGGGTCCCGACCGCGCCACCGACGCCATCCGGAAGGCTCTGTCGATGGGCGCCGACAAGGCCATCCACATCAAGGACGACGCGCTCCACGGCTCGGACGCGGTCCAGACCGCCTACGTCCTGGCCCGCGCACTGGGCACCGTCGAGGGCGTCGAGCTCGTCATCGCCGGTAACGAGGCCACCGACGGCCGCGTCGGCGCGATCCCGGCCATGATCGCCGAGTACCTCGAGCTCCCGCACCTCACGCACCTGCGCAAGCTGACCCTCGAGGGCGAGACCCTCAAGGGTGAGCGTGAGACCGACGAGGGCATCTTCCACGTCGAGGCGCAGCTCCCGGCGATCGTCTCGGTCAACGAGAAGATCAACGAGCCTCGCTTCCCGTCCTTCAAGGGCATCATGGCCGCGAAGAAGAAGGAAGTCACCGTCGTCTCGCTGGCCGAGATCGACGTCGAGCCGACCGATGTGGGCCTGGAGAACGCCGGCAGCGTCGTGAACTCCTCCACCCCGAAGCCGCCGAAGACCGCGGGCGAGCGCGTCACCGACGAAGGCGACGGCGGCACGAAGGTCGCCGAGTACCTGGTCGGCCAGAAGATCATCTGA
- a CDS encoding lysophospholipid acyltransferase family protein, whose translation MTTLPVERHPWFPVSDCGHACLGPRVERRVADAVVAGARLCRLAAIAGWIVATPIADGTMARLRRRPRRALRARAARPLLAALGIGVVVDDRRSDRRATGLIVANHISFLDVLALALVSPAPVVAKSDVVDMPVVAGLARRFGVIAVDRGTLRGLPAAVGDVSARLAAGSSVIVFPEGTTFCGRTGGAFRPAFFQAAVDAEVPVFPVRLRFVGPDGGAATAPSFIGDDSPLDTLRRVLRARGLTVVVRLERAEAPGADRRELARRCERVLSARKVTSAVL comes from the coding sequence GTGACCACCCTGCCGGTGGAGCGTCACCCGTGGTTCCCGGTCAGTGACTGCGGGCATGCCTGCCTCGGTCCGCGGGTCGAGAGGCGCGTGGCCGACGCCGTCGTCGCGGGCGCGCGGCTGTGTCGTCTCGCCGCGATCGCCGGCTGGATCGTCGCGACACCCATTGCCGACGGGACGATGGCGCGGCTCCGGAGGCGGCCGCGACGAGCGTTGCGAGCGCGGGCCGCACGGCCACTGCTCGCAGCGCTCGGCATCGGGGTCGTCGTCGACGACCGGCGGAGCGATCGACGCGCGACCGGGCTCATCGTCGCCAACCACATCTCCTTCCTCGACGTCCTCGCGCTCGCGCTTGTCAGCCCGGCGCCGGTGGTAGCGAAGTCCGATGTCGTCGACATGCCGGTGGTGGCGGGGCTCGCACGCCGGTTCGGGGTGATCGCCGTCGACCGTGGGACGCTGCGCGGACTCCCGGCGGCGGTGGGCGATGTGTCCGCGCGACTGGCCGCCGGATCGTCGGTGATCGTGTTCCCGGAGGGAACGACCTTCTGCGGCCGGACGGGTGGCGCGTTCCGCCCGGCGTTCTTCCAGGCGGCGGTCGACGCGGAGGTGCCGGTGTTCCCGGTTCGCCTGCGGTTCGTCGGACCCGACGGGGGTGCCGCGACGGCCCCGAGTTTCATCGGCGACGACTCGCCGCTCGACACCCTCCGTCGGGTACTACGGGCCCGCGGACTCACCGTGGTCGTCCGCCTCGAACGGGCCGAGGCGCCGGGCGCCGACCGTCGGGAACTGGCCCGGCGTTGTGAGCGGGTGCTGAGCGCGCGGAAAGTGACATCGGCCGTTCTCTGA
- a CDS encoding electron transfer flavoprotein subunit alpha/FixB family protein, which yields MAEVLVLVEQDAEGALKKVTSELITAARALGTPSAVVVGKPGSADAIIDGLKEAGAEKVYVAESDDAASYLINPQVDVLSSIAESAAPAAILVAATADGKEIAGRLAVRLGSGVLADVVDVKEGGVGIHSIFGGAFTVEAQAKGDTPVISIRPGGVEAAPQAGAGERVDVEVPAAAENAVKITKVEPNIGGDRPELTEASIVVSGGRGVGSAEKFSVVEELADALGAAVGASRAAVDSGYYPGQFQVGQTGKTVSPQLYVALGISGAIQHRAGMQTSKTIVAVNKDEEAPIFEIADYGIVGDLCNVAPQLTEEVKKRK from the coding sequence ATGGCAGAAGTACTCGTGCTCGTGGAGCAGGACGCCGAAGGCGCCCTGAAGAAGGTCACCAGCGAGCTCATCACCGCCGCCCGCGCTCTCGGTACCCCGTCGGCTGTCGTCGTCGGCAAGCCCGGCTCGGCCGACGCGATCATCGACGGCCTCAAGGAAGCCGGCGCCGAGAAGGTCTACGTCGCCGAGTCCGACGACGCCGCCTCGTACCTGATCAACCCCCAGGTCGACGTACTGTCCTCGATCGCCGAGAGCGCCGCTCCGGCAGCGATCCTGGTCGCGGCCACCGCCGACGGCAAGGAGATCGCCGGCCGTCTCGCCGTGCGACTCGGTTCGGGTGTGCTCGCCGACGTCGTCGACGTCAAGGAAGGCGGCGTGGGCATCCACTCCATCTTCGGTGGCGCGTTCACCGTCGAGGCACAGGCCAAGGGCGACACCCCGGTCATCTCGATCCGTCCCGGTGGCGTCGAGGCCGCTCCGCAGGCCGGTGCCGGCGAGCGTGTCGACGTCGAGGTCCCGGCGGCCGCCGAGAACGCCGTCAAGATCACCAAGGTCGAGCCGAACATCGGTGGCGATCGTCCCGAGCTCACCGAAGCGTCGATCGTCGTCTCCGGTGGTCGCGGTGTCGGTAGCGCCGAGAAGTTCTCGGTCGTCGAGGAACTCGCCGACGCGCTCGGTGCCGCTGTCGGCGCCTCGCGTGCCGCCGTCGACTCCGGCTACTACCCGGGTCAGTTCCAGGTCGGTCAGACCGGTAAGACCGTGTCGCCTCAGCTCTATGTCGCCCTGGGTATCTCGGGCGCCATCCAGCACCGCGCCGGCATGCAGACCTCGAAGACCATCGTCGCGGTCAACAAGGACGAAGAGGCGCCGATCTTCGAGATCGCCGACTACGGCATCGTGGGCGACCTGTGCAACGTCGCCCCGCAGCTGACCGAAGAGGTCAAGAAGCGCAAGTGA
- a CDS encoding GNAT family N-acetyltransferase codes for MRLVFIRIAPTRHAAVVVTTPAVAFIRGMNALQSIATTTATDSAVSATLLTAGPVRVLVSDDSADILAAQRLRFRVFADEPGFSDRIGDATTGCDVDRFDEFCEHLIVRHDDHGVIGCARLLAPPRAIAAGGWYSSTEFDLRQLGDIFSETVELGRACVLGGHRDGSVTALMWAALLQYMDLAGYRYLMGCVSVPLHSPGEWMPGSVLRAVRDRLRDDYSDPVRRVAPLTPPRIGGRLLDDITPSDTIGMPPLMRGYLRMGARICGEPAVDDVFDVADFLTLLDREGANRRYLDRLRSSAQRLGSARS; via the coding sequence ATGCGGCTCGTGTTCATCCGGATCGCCCCGACACGTCACGCGGCCGTGGTCGTGACGACGCCGGCGGTGGCTTTCATACGGGGCATGAACGCTCTGCAGTCCATCGCCACCACTACGGCAACCGATTCCGCTGTCTCGGCCACCCTGCTGACCGCCGGCCCGGTTCGGGTGCTGGTGTCCGACGACTCGGCCGACATCCTTGCCGCCCAACGACTTCGCTTCCGGGTCTTCGCCGACGAGCCCGGCTTCTCCGATCGAATCGGCGACGCGACCACCGGTTGTGACGTCGACCGATTCGACGAATTCTGTGAACACCTCATCGTGCGGCACGACGACCACGGCGTCATCGGGTGCGCGCGGCTATTGGCACCGCCGCGGGCAATCGCCGCCGGCGGCTGGTACTCGTCAACCGAGTTCGACCTGCGTCAGTTGGGTGACATCTTTTCCGAGACAGTCGAATTGGGTCGTGCATGCGTACTCGGCGGGCACCGTGACGGATCCGTCACCGCCCTCATGTGGGCGGCTCTGCTGCAGTACATGGATCTCGCGGGCTACCGGTATCTGATGGGTTGTGTCTCGGTGCCGCTGCACAGCCCGGGGGAGTGGATGCCCGGATCCGTGTTGCGCGCCGTCCGTGATCGCCTACGCGACGACTACTCCGACCCGGTTCGGCGGGTTGCGCCGCTGACGCCCCCGCGTATCGGTGGGCGTCTCCTCGACGACATCACGCCCTCGGACACCATCGGGATGCCGCCCCTGATGCGCGGATACCTGCGGATGGGTGCTCGTATCTGTGGCGAGCCCGCCGTCGACGATGTGTTCGATGTCGCGGACTTCCTCACCCTGCTCGACCGGGAGGGCGCCAACCGGCGCTATCTCGACCGCCTGCGATCGAGTGCCCAGCGTCTCGGCTCGGCGAGGTCCTGA
- a CDS encoding DUF4334 domain-containing protein, which translates to MTSTLSREAARAKFFELREAEGLVDDAVLDTVWAGLATLRPEEMLGAWKGGEFTTGHAINGMLGKANWFGKTFTSRSDVQPLVCRDEDGKLFSNVELGKGEASLWAVEFRGELTASMVYDGQPVIDHFKRVDDTTVMGIMNGKGGVIDGRHLYFYLERV; encoded by the coding sequence ATGACGTCCACCCTCAGCCGGGAAGCGGCCCGCGCCAAGTTCTTCGAGCTGCGGGAAGCGGAAGGTCTCGTCGACGACGCGGTCCTCGACACCGTCTGGGCGGGGCTCGCGACGCTGCGTCCCGAGGAGATGCTGGGCGCCTGGAAGGGCGGCGAGTTCACCACCGGTCACGCCATCAACGGCATGCTGGGGAAGGCCAACTGGTTCGGCAAGACCTTCACCTCGCGCAGCGACGTGCAGCCGCTGGTGTGCCGCGACGAGGACGGCAAGCTGTTCTCGAACGTCGAACTCGGCAAGGGTGAGGCGAGCCTGTGGGCGGTCGAGTTCCGCGGGGAGCTCACCGCGTCGATGGTCTACGACGGCCAGCCGGTCATCGATCACTTCAAGCGCGTCGACGACACCACCGTCATGGGCATCATGAACGGCAAGGGCGGCGTCATCGACGGACGGCACCTGTACTTCTACCTCGAACGCGTCTGA